TGCGTCCGCGTCTGCTCCGAGATCGTCGAGGCGAACGCGCTGACGTTCAACGGCCGCGGCGAGAAGCGCGGGGTCGGCGCGCCGTACCTCGAGCAGCCGCAGGCCTGCATCGCTTGCGGCGCCTGCGCGTGGGTCTGCCCGACGGGCTGCATCGGCTTCGTCGAGGAGGACGGGATGCGCAAGGTGCTGAAGTGGAAGCGCGAGCTGCCCATGGCCAAGGACGAGCAGGGCCGCCCGTTCGCGCCGCAGTTCCAGCTGCACCACTTCAAGCAGCGCGCCAAGGCGATCAAGGCCGACTTCTACAAGAAAGCACCGGGAGATCGCTGAAAAACTCAGCGGCGCTCAAGCCTAGTGTTTTAGCGGCTTTCCGCTGTGTCGTTTTTTCACGGGTGCTCATGTCTGCTCACCGCTGACCACGTTTTTAGGTCGTAGAGTGGGTCGTTGCTCCGCCCAGAATTCCTGTATAATTCAGTCCCCAACGAGGAGGTTGCCCATGTCCCACATCGTGTGGAGAAGCTCGTTCGTCGCTCTCGCGCTCGGCGCGCTCGTTTCCGCGCTCGGTGCGCTCGCCGGGTGCGACGACGGGAAGACGGGCGGATCGGACGCGGGCGACACGGACACGACCGACACGGATCTGCCGGACGCCGGCGACGACGGCGGCACCGAGATGGCGCCGGGGGAGGAGTTCGACGGGTGGTGCCAGGGAGAGGCGTGGGACGCGAACCTCGTGGCCGGCACGCCTTTGGGGCTCGCCGGCGAGTACCTCGGCTACTACCCGACCTCCTCGATCCCGGTCGGGATGTACGAGACGATGAAGATCATCCCCGAGCACCCGTTCTGGGTCACGGCGGTGCGCGCCTCCTTCGTCGGCGAGTCGGGCGAGGTCGCCATCCGGCTCACCGGCGACTTCGGCCGGTCCTACGCGGTCGTCGAGACCGTGGAGACGGATCTCATGACGCCGATCGAGGAGGCGATCGAGGTCGACGACGATCCGGAGACCTGGACCGAGTGGGACGTCTCCGCCCAGGGGATCTTCCTCGAGCCGACGCAGCACTACTTCCTCGTGAACGAGCAGCTCGGCCAGGGCCCGTTCATCGCGCTCGAGGCGCTCGTCGAGGGTGACACGTCGCGGGCGCTCATGTTCCACCCCTCGATCGACATGCCGTACGGGAGCGAGGGGAACTTCCGGATGGAGCTCTCGGGCTACTACTTCTGCTCCTGGGACGAGGCTGCGCGCTGGTTCGGGGAGATCCAGGACACGCCGTTCGTCGACGAGCAGGCCGCCATGGCCTCGATCTCGGATCTGAACGGCGACGGCCACGACGACCTGATCAGCCAGGCGCCGGGGCCGCGTGCGTACTTCGGCGACGGCGCGGGCGGCTTCTCGGATCCGGGGTTCGATCCGTTCCCGGACGCGGCGAGCGCGACCACCGTGGTGTTCGGCGACGTCGACAACGACGGCGATCGCGACGCCTTCGCCGGGCCGTACGTCGGGGCGGACGACGACGGTGACGGCTGGACCAAGCTCGAGGGCGACTGCAACGACACGAACGCGGCGATCAGCCCGGACGACGACGAGATCCTGGACAGCGGCGTTGACGACGACTGCGACGGCGTGGCGGACCACGGGACCGAGACCTCCGACTCGGACGGCGACACGGTCACGATCGCCGAGGGCGACTGCGACGACACGAACGCCGCGATCGCCCCCGGCGCGGCGGAGCTGCTCGACGGGCTCGACAACGACTGCGATCAGTGGGTCGACGAGGACTTTGTGAACCAGATCCTGCTGAACGACGGGACCGGGCACTTCACCGGGCTCTCCGCCGCGGGCGTCGAGGCGCTCGACCAGAGCACGGTCGGCGCGTGGGGCGACGGCGACGCCGACGGCTTCCTCGACATCTACTGGGGCAACTGGCTCGTCCACTACCCAAGCGATCCCGCGGTGCCGGGGCGCTACTTCGAGGGGGTCGGCGACGGGACGTTCGTCGACGCGCAGGCGGGCGCGGGGCTGGTCCTGCCGACGCCCTTCTCGACCTACGGCGTGATCTGGAACGACTGGAACAACGACGGCGCGCAGGACATCTTCGTCGGCAACTACCACATGTACCCGAACCAGCTGTGGGAGAACCAGGGTGACGGCACGTTCGTCGACGT
This window of the Pseudomonadota bacterium genome carries:
- a CDS encoding 4Fe-4S dicluster domain-containing protein, coding for CVRVCSEIVEANALTFNGRGEKRGVGAPYLEQPQACIACGACAWVCPTGCIGFVEEDGMRKVLKWKRELPMAKDEQGRPFAPQFQLHHFKQRAKAIKADFYKKAPGDR
- a CDS encoding FG-GAP-like repeat-containing protein, which produces MSHIVWRSSFVALALGALVSALGALAGCDDGKTGGSDAGDTDTTDTDLPDAGDDGGTEMAPGEEFDGWCQGEAWDANLVAGTPLGLAGEYLGYYPTSSIPVGMYETMKIIPEHPFWVTAVRASFVGESGEVAIRLTGDFGRSYAVVETVETDLMTPIEEAIEVDDDPETWTEWDVSAQGIFLEPTQHYFLVNEQLGQGPFIALEALVEGDTSRALMFHPSIDMPYGSEGNFRMELSGYYFCSWDEAARWFGEIQDTPFVDEQAAMASISDLNGDGHDDLISQAPGPRAYFGDGAGGFSDPGFDPFPDAASATTVVFGDVDNDGDRDAFAGPYVGADDDGDGWTKLEGDCNDTNAAISPDDDEILDSGVDDDCDGVADHGTETSDSDGDTVTIAEGDCDDTNAAIAPGAAELLDGLDNDCDQWVDEDFVNQILLNDGTGHFTGLSAAGVEALDQSTVGAWGDGDADGFLDIYWGNWLVHYPSDPAVPGRYFEGVGDGTFVDAQAGAGLVLPTPFSTYGVIWNDWNNDGAQDIFVGNYHMYPNQLWENQGDGTFVDVAEAIGVAFDDIPSEYPGLPGGHTYGGDFGDVENDGDMDFYMANLAHPRTQPWGDPSMFVVNGGAPDYLYDNRKEEFGFIYDEGDIGATFADYDNDMDVDLVVTSLYPWHFSRLYRNDGGTFFTDVTYETNTAVNHAISAVWSDVDEDGDLDLFIGGGLPTQYIHTFENRVGQDNNWIALVLEGTTTNRDGIGARVTLEAGGVTQMRDVRGGGGNANGNVQSTRVVHFGLASESTIDSLTVRWVGGATETFTGAAPNGRYHVVEGSGTATLIP